Sequence from the Paraburkholderia acidiphila genome:
TGGCAGGAGCCGGGCGAGCATCGCGCGCAACTCGAACACCGTCTGCTCGAAGCCGGGCAGCATCTGGAAGGATCAGGACCATGAGCGCTGCGGCCACGCGTCCCGCGTTTCCCTTTACCGCGCTGGTCGGCCAGGCGCCGTTGCAGCGCGCGCTGCTGCTCGCGGCCATCGACCCCGCAATCGGCGGCGTGCTCGTGAGCGGGCCGCGCGGCACCGCGAAATCCACGGCGGCGCGCGCGCTCGCGGCGCTCCTGCCGGAAGGCGCGTTCGTCACGCTGCCGCTCGGCGCAAGCGAAGACAAGCTGATCGGCACGCTCGACCTTGAAGCGGCGATGCGCGAGAGCGCTGTGCGTTTCGCGCCGGGGCTGCTCGCGCGCGCGCACGGCGGCGTGCTTTACGTGGACGAAGTGAACCTGCTCCCCGATGCGCTCGTCGACGTGCTGCTCGACGCGGCGGCGAGCGGCGTAAACACCGTGGAGCGCGATGGCGTCTCGCACTCGCACGACGCGCATTTTGTGCTGGTGGGCACCATGAATCCCGAAGAAGGGGAGTTGCGTCCGCAGCTGCTCGACCGCTTTGGCTTGATGGTCGAACTCGGCACGCCGTATGACGTGGAGGAACGGCAACGCATCGTCAAGGCGCGTCTTGCCTTCGACGCCAATCCGCAGACGTTTTGCGCGGCGCGCGAATCCGAACAGCGCGCGCTTGGTGAACGCATTGCAGCGGCGCGCGAAGCGCTCGCCGGGCTCGACTGGAGCGATGCCGTGCACGAGCGCGCGGCGCAACGTTGCATCGAGGCGGCGGTTGACGGCCTGCGTGCCGACCTGGTGATGCTGCGTGCGGCGCGCGCGCTCGCCGCGTTCGAAGGCGCGGATGCCGTGACACCGGCACATGTCGATGCGGTTGCCGACTGCGTGCTCGCGCATCGGCGGCATACCATGCCGCCGCGCTCCGATGTGCCGTCTGCCACCGAGCCGAAGCCGCCCCAATCCGCTACCGCGCCGGAGCGCGAAGCAAAGCATACCGAAGCAACATCGGATGCCGATTGGGGCGAGCTGCCGCCCGAGCCCGTCGCGGCGGAGGCGGTGAAGGGCGTGATCCCGCTGCCCGCAAAAAAACGCTGACCCGTCGGGCACAGGCCGCCGCCTTCGCACAGGGCGGCGCTCGACGGCGAGAAGGCCCGGGGCGCGGTCCCGCGCAAGTCGCAAAGCACGGCGAGCGCATTGCCTGGCCGCCCACGCTCGCGGCCAAACGCGCAGGGTCGTTGCACGCGCAACATCTCCGCTTCGCCAGGCGCAAGACAGGTTCCGGCGCGCTCCATTGCTTCGTGCTGGACTGCTCGGCCTCCATGCTCGCGCGCGGCCAACTCGCGCTCGCCAAGGGTTTGCTGATCGCGCTGTTCGACCGCGCCCGCGCCGAGCGTGTGGAAGTGGCGCTAGTCGCCTTCGGCGGCGCGGCAGCGGAATTGCGTTTCGGGCCCGCCGTGCCGCGCTGGTGGAACGAGCGCTGGATCGAGCCTATCGGCGGGGGCGGCGGCACGCCGCTCGAAGCGGGCATTGGCCGCGCGGCGCGCGTGCTGGAGACGGCGGCGCGCCGCGACCCGGCGCGCGCGCGCCATCTCTGGCTGTTCAGCGACGGCCGCACGACGCAATGGCCCGCGCGGCCGCGTCACGCGGACCACGTCACGGTGATCGATTGCGAACTCGGCGCGCTGCGCGTGGGGCGCTGCGAGGCGCTCGCGCAGGCATGGGCCGGCGAGTGCCTGGACGCTCAGGCGCTGCTCGCGTGAGCCGGCGTTAGCGCACGCTGCCGGTCCAGTACAGCACGTCGTCCTGACGATCGAATACGTAGACTTTCATCGCCATCTGTTCGGCGGGCGTGAGGCGGTCGAGTTCGAGGCCGAGCGTCGTGTGCGCGGGGTCGGCCGCTTCCGCCTGCACGTTGCGGATGACCGCGGTGGTTTCGATTGCCGTTTCGTTCTCGCCCGAACGTAGCTGGAATGCCACGCGCAACCGCTCGCCAACCTTGCCGAGCGCCCACGCCGCGCTGACCGAAAGCCCGAGCGCGCTGATGCCGCGTGCGAGCGCCACGCCGTCATAACCCGCGCCCTCCTCGCCGATGCCGTAGCGCACGGGAAATTGCGCGCGCACGCGAATCGAGCGGCGCTCGCGCAGACGGCGGATGTTGGCGGGCTTCGAAAGCACGAGGTAGTCGAGCGGCGACTGGCTGAGCGCATGCACGGTGCATACGAAGCGAAAGACCGCCTGGCTTGCAATCGCGACGATCTCCACGTTTTCGCCTGGCGTCACCGCGATGGGGCGGCCATCGACATAGGGTGTCGTCACGAAGAGCGCCTCGTTCGGCGCGAAGCCGATCAGGCGGCACGGGTGCATGGGTGCGCCGCTCGCGCCCATCTGCGGACGCAGGCCGGTCAGCGCGCCGATGGTCAAATGCATGTCGCGGATGGCGGCGGTCGACTCGCCGCCATTGGCCGAGGCCGCCGCGCTTGGCGCTGCGCCCTCGGACCTCTGCACGTCGCCGCGATACGGCACGAAGTGCTTGAACAGAAAATCACGCTCCGCTTCGCCCACCAGCACCGAGCCGGTGTCGAGCAGCAGGGCGCCGTCGTGATCGACGACAGGCCAGGCGAGCGGCTCGCCGACCGGCATGGCGTCCGGCGTGAGCAGGGCGGCTTCGGTTGCGGCGTCGCTGGCTTCGGCTTGAGCTTCAGGGGTCGGGTGGGTCATCGGCGCAGGGTGGTCGGTGAGCGAATCGACTTCGCGGGTTCATCTGGTTTACGGCGCTACGACAGGGAAATTAAGTGCGTGCCGCGTTTCGAAGGCGGTTTCGCGAGCCGCAGTATGATGAACCCCGAACGCGATCAGCCATTGGCCGGCAAGCGCGGCAAGCCTAACGAGCGGAGCAAGAGGAAAGGCCTCATGGAGCTCTGGAAACGATGTTTGCGAATCCCCCGACGATGGAATCGGGCGCTCATGCAGTGGGTCGGGACCCATCCGTTCATCGTCGGCACGATGGGTTCGCTCGTCGGCGTGGCCATCGTGGCCATCGTGCTGGTGGGGCTGATGCAGCAGCGCACGCAGGCCATCGTCAGCACGCAGCACAATTCGGCCGCGCTCGTTTCGCTGATGTCGAACGACCTCGAGGCGAATTGCGGCATCTACGACCTGTTGCTGCTCGACGCCGCCGATAGCGCGCGCGACCCGCGCACGCAAAGCCTGCCGCCCGACATCCGCCGCAAGCTGCTGTTCGGCCGCGTGGCGACCGGCGCCTATCTCGACGACGCGTTCTACGTCGACGGGTACGGTCATATCGTCGAATCGCAGGACGGCCGCGCGTATCCAGGCGTCAATCTCGCGGACCGCGACTATTTCACGGCGCAGCGCGAGCGCTCGGTCGGCATGTATATTTCCGACCCGATTCGCTCGCGTGTGCGCGACGGCCACTATTCGATCGCGCTCTCGCGCCGCGTGACTGAGCACGATGGCTCGTTCGGCGGCATCGTGATGCTTACGCTGCGGCTCGTCTACTTTCAGCAACTGTTCGACCGGATCGACGTCGATTCCAAGGGCAGCGCGTTCATCATGCTAAGCGATGGGACCATGCTCGCGCACCGCCCCTATTCGGACTACGAAGTGGGCGCGCAAATCGGCGAACTGGATTACGTCCAGCCAATGCTGAAAGCGAGCGAGGGCGTGTTCATCGCCGCGGGCGAGGACGACAAGGTCGAGCGCATCTATACGTTCAAGCGCGTTCCGCATACTTCGCTCATCGCGGTTGTCGCGCCTTCCGTGGACGGCGCGCTCGCCGCATGGCGCCATCGTCTGCGCATCTACGCGCCGATGACGTTGATCTTCGGCGCGCTAGTCGCCGCTTCGTCGTGGCTGCTCGCGTTTTCGCTGCGCGCGCGGCTGGCTACGGAAAAAGAGTTCGAGCGTCTCGCGGTCACCGACGCGCTCACGAGCCTCTACAACCGGCGCGCGCTCGACTTGCGTATCGAAACGGAATGGCAGCATGCGAGACGCGCGGGCGAACCGCTTTCGGTGCTTTTCGTCGATATCGACAAGTTCAAGCTGTTCAACGACTTCTACGGGCACGCCGAGGGCGACAAGGTGCTCGCCGCCGTGGCCCGCGCGATACGCGAGGCCTGCCGCCGCGGGACGGACATGGTTGCGCGCTACGGCGGCGAAGAGTTCGCCGTGGTCCTGCCGGCCACGTCTTTCGACGGCGCCGTGAAAATCGCGGAAGGGGTGCGCGAGCAAGTGGCGGCGCTGGGAATCGTGCACGAGCACAGCGAACACGGCACGCTGACCGTGAGCATTGGCTGCGCCACCTGTGTGCCGCGCGAGCGCACGGGCGCGCAAGCGCTGCTGCGTGCCGCCGACGCCGAGCTTTACGCGGCGAAGCAGGCGGGGCGCAACCAGGTGAAAGCGCGCGAATTCGAAGGCGCGCCACCCGACCCGCGCGATTCACTCCCCACCTTGAAGGTGTGAGCGCGCCTTTTTATTCGCCATCCTCACGATACCAGCGCGGCGTATAAATCCACTCGCCGCCGTCGCCGCGAGCGAATCCGCGCGTAGCCGACGACCCGACGATCACCATCGTGCGCATATCGACGTCCGCCGAACGCAGCTCGCCTAGCGTCGTGGCGCGCAGCGTTTCGCCGGGTCGGCCCACGTCGCGGCCGAGCACCACGCGGGTGTGCGGCGCGCGCACGCTGCGCACGACGTCCAGCGCGCGATCGAGCTGCCAGGGCCGTGCACGCGAGATGGGGTTGTAGAACGCCATCACGAGATCGGCCTGCGCCGCGTGCAGCAGGCGCTTTTCGATCACCGTCCACGGCTTCAGGTTGTCGGAAAGCGACAGCATGCAGAAGTCGTGGCCGAGCGGCGCGCCGACTTGCGCCGCCGTGGCGAGCGCGGCGGAAACGCCTGGCACGATCTCCAGTTCGACGGCATGCCAGCGCGGGTCGTCGGCGCCTTCGAGCGCTTCGAGCACGGCGGCCGCCATGGCGAACACACCGGGGTCGCCCGACGAGACCACGGCCACGCGCCGCCCCTCGCTCGCCATCTCGAACGCGTGACGGGCGCGCTGCAGTTCTTCGCGGTTGTCGGTGGCGTGGCGCTGCTGGTCTGCGCGAAACGGTCCCGCCATCTCCACATAGGTTACGTAGCCGACGATATCGGTCGCGTTGTCCAGCGCGGCGCGCGCGGCGGGCGCGAGCAGATCGGCACGGCCAGGGCCGAGGCCGAGCACCGTGAGCTTGCCGCGCGAGCGGCCCAGCGCGAGCGGGTCGAGCGGCGCGGCGGCGCAGGCCAGCGCGATGCCGTCTTCGTTCGGCGCGTAGCGCTCGATATCGGCGGCCAGGGTGAGCGCGGCGAGCGTGACTTGCGGCGTGGGCTCCGCGCTATCGACGAAGCGCAGCGGCACGCCGAGTTCCGCTGCCGCTTGCGCAAGCGATGCATCGCACATGTGCGCGGCAGGGGCGGCAAGCGCCGCGAGCGCGAGCGGCGCGAGGCCGTGCGCGTGGAGCGCGCGGCGCACGCCTTCGGCAAGCGCCTCATGCGGCACGCCCACGGCCGCGACGATGCTGCGCGGATGAATCACTAGGTCGTCGGGGCTGCCGTTCCAGGCTTGTGCGCTCACGCGTATGGCATGACTCGCCGCTACGTCGCGCGGCAGATCGACGTGCTCCAGCCACGGCGCCTCGCCGTCCACGCGGGTCGTTGCGCCCGCAAGCAGATCGGAGACGAAACGCTTGCCTTGCGCGAGGCTCGCGAGCGCGTAGCCCGCGGGCGGATTGAGCAAACAAGTGCCGAAGCGCAATTCGCCGCTCGTCGTGATGGCGGGCGCAACCGCGAGCGCGGCGCCAATTTCGCGCGCCATGACGTTCACACCGGTGAGTCCGCCGAGCAGCGGCACGACGGCGCTGCCGTCCTCCGCGAGTGCGAGCACAGGCGGCTCCGCGCCTTTGTTCGCAAGCAGCGGCGCGAGGCACCGGATCACGATACCCGCTGCACACAGCGCGACTATGGGCATGCCGCGCGTATAGCATTCGCGCAAATGCGCACCAAGCTCGCTGAACGCGACATCGCCTTCCACGCGGCCTTGGAGCGCATGGATTTGCGCACCCGCGTAAAGCGCCTGCACGCGCCGCGCAGTGGCAAGCGCGCCGGGGCCCAGAACGACGATGGCGGGCGGCGTCACGACTGCCATTTCACCCCCGGCACGACGAGTAGCGAGAAGTAGGGTGAAGCCATGGGATCGACGTCGTCGAGCGGGACGATGCGCTGGTTCGCCATCGTTGCGCGCTCGACGTACAGTGCGCGATGCGCGAGACCCAGTTCGCCCAGCACGCGGCGCACCTTGTCGAAGTTGCGGCCCAGTTTCATGATGACGGCGGCGTCCGCGTCGGCCAGTCGCCGGCGCAATTCGTCCTCGGGCAGCACGCCCGAAAGCACGGCGAGGCTCTGGTTGCGGTAGACGAGCGGCACGCCCAGCACGGCCGCGCCGCCCAGCATCGAGCACACGCCCGGCACGACTTCGGCTTCGTAGCGCGCGGCGAGCCGGTCGTGCAGATACATGTACGAGCCGTAGAAGAACGGATCGCCTTCG
This genomic interval carries:
- a CDS encoding ATP-binding protein codes for the protein MSAAATRPAFPFTALVGQAPLQRALLLAAIDPAIGGVLVSGPRGTAKSTAARALAALLPEGAFVTLPLGASEDKLIGTLDLEAAMRESAVRFAPGLLARAHGGVLYVDEVNLLPDALVDVLLDAAASGVNTVERDGVSHSHDAHFVLVGTMNPEEGELRPQLLDRFGLMVELGTPYDVEERQRIVKARLAFDANPQTFCAARESEQRALGERIAAAREALAGLDWSDAVHERAAQRCIEAAVDGLRADLVMLRAARALAAFEGADAVTPAHVDAVADCVLAHRRHTMPPRSDVPSATEPKPPQSATAPEREAKHTEATSDADWGELPPEPVAAEAVKGVIPLPAKKR
- a CDS encoding vWA domain-containing protein, which encodes MLDCSASMLARGQLALAKGLLIALFDRARAERVEVALVAFGGAAAELRFGPAVPRWWNERWIEPIGGGGGTPLEAGIGRAARVLETAARRDPARARHLWLFSDGRTTQWPARPRHADHVTVIDCELGALRVGRCEALAQAWAGECLDAQALLA
- a CDS encoding flagellar brake protein, with the protein product MTHPTPEAQAEASDAATEAALLTPDAMPVGEPLAWPVVDHDGALLLDTGSVLVGEAERDFLFKHFVPYRGDVQRSEGAAPSAAASANGGESTAAIRDMHLTIGALTGLRPQMGASGAPMHPCRLIGFAPNEALFVTTPYVDGRPIAVTPGENVEIVAIASQAVFRFVCTVHALSQSPLDYLVLSKPANIRRLRERRSIRVRAQFPVRYGIGEEGAGYDGVALARGISALGLSVSAAWALGKVGERLRVAFQLRSGENETAIETTAVIRNVQAEAADPAHTTLGLELDRLTPAEQMAMKVYVFDRQDDVLYWTGSVR
- a CDS encoding sensor domain-containing diguanylate cyclase encodes the protein MQWVGTHPFIVGTMGSLVGVAIVAIVLVGLMQQRTQAIVSTQHNSAALVSLMSNDLEANCGIYDLLLLDAADSARDPRTQSLPPDIRRKLLFGRVATGAYLDDAFYVDGYGHIVESQDGRAYPGVNLADRDYFTAQRERSVGMYISDPIRSRVRDGHYSIALSRRVTEHDGSFGGIVMLTLRLVYFQQLFDRIDVDSKGSAFIMLSDGTMLAHRPYSDYEVGAQIGELDYVQPMLKASEGVFIAAGEDDKVERIYTFKRVPHTSLIAVVAPSVDGALAAWRHRLRIYAPMTLIFGALVAASSWLLAFSLRARLATEKEFERLAVTDALTSLYNRRALDLRIETEWQHARRAGEPLSVLFVDIDKFKLFNDFYGHAEGDKVLAAVARAIREACRRGTDMVARYGGEEFAVVLPATSFDGAVKIAEGVREQVAALGIVHEHSEHGTLTVSIGCATCVPRERTGAQALLRAADAELYAAKQAGRNQVKAREFEGAPPDPRDSLPTLKV
- the cobJ gene encoding precorrin-3B C(17)-methyltransferase yields the protein MAVVTPPAIVVLGPGALATARRVQALYAGAQIHALQGRVEGDVAFSELGAHLRECYTRGMPIVALCAAGIVIRCLAPLLANKGAEPPVLALAEDGSAVVPLLGGLTGVNVMAREIGAALAVAPAITTSGELRFGTCLLNPPAGYALASLAQGKRFVSDLLAGATTRVDGEAPWLEHVDLPRDVAASHAIRVSAQAWNGSPDDLVIHPRSIVAAVGVPHEALAEGVRRALHAHGLAPLALAALAAPAAHMCDASLAQAAAELGVPLRFVDSAEPTPQVTLAALTLAADIERYAPNEDGIALACAAAPLDPLALGRSRGKLTVLGLGPGRADLLAPAARAALDNATDIVGYVTYVEMAGPFRADQQRHATDNREELQRARHAFEMASEGRRVAVVSSGDPGVFAMAAAVLEALEGADDPRWHAVELEIVPGVSAALATAAQVGAPLGHDFCMLSLSDNLKPWTVIEKRLLHAAQADLVMAFYNPISRARPWQLDRALDVVRSVRAPHTRVVLGRDVGRPGETLRATTLGELRSADVDMRTMVIVGSSATRGFARGDGGEWIYTPRWYREDGE
- a CDS encoding precorrin-2 C(20)-methyltransferase → MIRKGRLHGIGVGPGDPELLTLKAVRLLKAAPVVAYFVAKGKKGNAFGIVEAHLEAQQERLPLVYPVTTEALEPPLSYEAIIADFYDGAAEMLSRHLDAGRDVAVICEGDPFFYGSYMYLHDRLAARYEAEVVPGVCSMLGGAAVLGVPLVYRNQSLAVLSGVLPEDELRRRLADADAAVIMKLGRNFDKVRRVLGELGLAHRALYVERATMANQRIVPLDDVDPMASPYFSLLVVPGVKWQS